A genome region from Strigops habroptila isolate Jane chromosome 12, bStrHab1.2.pri, whole genome shotgun sequence includes the following:
- the SESN2 gene encoding sestrin-2 isoform X2: protein MLVAGSPCRPAGLREYRGCGVRRGGEDTGIKVPQELEKGPSAFIPLGEILQEGVESSLRQLLIEAFVSAGRVDNITMVMGLHPQYLSSFWKTQCLLLRMDGPLPYYKRHYIAIMALLKTGENSWSLAELVQALVLLTHYHSLASFVFGCGINPEEDQEGGQGCWPPPTHSDSSPAFEDSMGSCGGKDAMQEVEVLMERMKLLQESQQEEEGVTQEEMATRFEMEKTESLLVAPSDLADHSLQSNVLCFVEDPEFGYKDFTRRGEQAPPTFRAQDYTWEDHGYSLINRLYPDVGQLLDEKFQVVYNLTYNTIAMHCGVDTSMLRRAIWNYVHCVFGIRYDDYDYGEVNQLLERNLKIYIKTVACYPEKTTKRVYTQFWRHFKHSEKVHINLLLLEARMQAALLYALRAVTRYMT from the exons ATGCTGGTGGCCGGCTCGCCGTGCCGCCCCGCGGGGCTGCGGGAGTACCGGGGCTGCGGGGTCCGGCGGGGCGGCGAG GACACCGGGATCAAGGTcccccaggagctggagaaggggcCCAGCGCCTTCATCCCCCTGGGAGAG aTCCTGCAGGAGGGGGTGGAGAGCAGCCTGCGCCAGCTCCTCATCGAGGCCTTCGTCTCGGCGGGCAGGGTGGACAACATCACCATGGTCATGGGGCTGCACCCCCAGTACCTCAGCAGCTTCTGGAAGACCCAGTGCCTCCTGCTGCGCATGGACGGGCCCCTGCCCTACTACAAGCGCCACTACATCGCCATCATG GCTCTGCTGAAGACGGGCGAGAACAGTTGGtccctggcagagctggtgcaggcGCTGGTGCTCCTCACCCACTACCACTCACTCGCATCCTTCGTCTTCGGCTGCGGCATCAACCCCGAGGAGGACCAGGAGGGGGGGCAGGGCTGCTGGCCCCCCCCGACCCACAGCGACAGCAGCCCGGCCTTTGAGGACAGCATGGGGAGCTGTGGG GGCAAAGATGCCATGCAGGAGGTGGAGGTGCTGATGGAGAGgatgaagctgctgcaggagagccagcaggaggaggagggtgtcACGCAGGAGGAGATGGCGACACGCTTTGAGATGGAGAAGACAGAGAGTTTGCTGGTGGCTCCCTCCG ATCTTGCGGATCACTCCCTGCAGTCCAACGTCCTCTGCTTCGTGGAGGATCCCGAGTTCGGCTACAAGGACTTCACCCGGAGGGGGGAGCAGGCACCCCCCACATTCCGTGCGCAG GATTATACCTGGGAGGATCATGGGTACTCGCTGATCAACCGCCTCTACCCCGACGTTGGGCAGCTGCTGGATGAGAAGTTCCAGGTCGTCTACAACCTGACGTACAACACCATTGCCATGCACTGCGGCGTGGACACGTCCATGCTGCGCAGGGCCATCTGGAACTACGTCCACTGTGTCTTTGGCATCCG CTATGATGACTATGACTACGGGGAGGTGAATCAACTCCTGGAGCGCAACCTGAAGATCTACATCAAGACGGTGGCTTGCTACCCGGAGAAGACAACCAAGCGGGTGTACACACAGTTCTGGAGACACTTCAAGCACTCGGAGAAG GTGCACATCAACCTGCTCTTGCTGGAGGCTCGgatgcaggcagctctgctctatGCCCTGAGAGCTGTCACCCGTTACATGACCTGa
- the SESN2 gene encoding sestrin-2 isoform X1, whose product MKAARAPGTGSRERSRARGDPGTPPCAPPPPGAGPTMLVAGSPCRPAGLREYRGCGVRRGGEDTGIKVPQELEKGPSAFIPLGEILQEGVESSLRQLLIEAFVSAGRVDNITMVMGLHPQYLSSFWKTQCLLLRMDGPLPYYKRHYIAIMAAARHQCSYLVGLHMAEFLQVGGNPAWLQGLHCAPPKLRNLNEINKLLAHRPWLITKEHIEALLKTGENSWSLAELVQALVLLTHYHSLASFVFGCGINPEEDQEGGQGCWPPPTHSDSSPAFEDSMGSCGGKDAMQEVEVLMERMKLLQESQQEEEGVTQEEMATRFEMEKTESLLVAPSDLADHSLQSNVLCFVEDPEFGYKDFTRRGEQAPPTFRAQDYTWEDHGYSLINRLYPDVGQLLDEKFQVVYNLTYNTIAMHCGVDTSMLRRAIWNYVHCVFGIRYDDYDYGEVNQLLERNLKIYIKTVACYPEKTTKRVYTQFWRHFKHSEKVHINLLLLEARMQAALLYALRAVTRYMT is encoded by the exons aTGAAAGCCGCGCGGGCGCCGGGCACCGGGAGCCGGGAGCGTTCTAGAGCCCGGGGGGACCCCGGGACCCCCCcgtgtgccccccccccccccggggccggCCCCACCATGCTGGTGGCCGGCTCGCCGTGCCGCCCCGCGGGGCTGCGGGAGTACCGGGGCTGCGGGGTCCGGCGGGGCGGCGAG GACACCGGGATCAAGGTcccccaggagctggagaaggggcCCAGCGCCTTCATCCCCCTGGGAGAG aTCCTGCAGGAGGGGGTGGAGAGCAGCCTGCGCCAGCTCCTCATCGAGGCCTTCGTCTCGGCGGGCAGGGTGGACAACATCACCATGGTCATGGGGCTGCACCCCCAGTACCTCAGCAGCTTCTGGAAGACCCAGTGCCTCCTGCTGCGCATGGACGGGCCCCTGCCCTACTACAAGCGCCACTACATCGCCATCATG gcagcagctcGGCACCAGTGCTCCTACCTGGTGGGCTTGCACATGGCGGAGTTCCTGCAGGTGGGGGGGAACCCCGCGTGGCTGCAGGGGCTGCACTGTGCCCCCCCGAAACTCAGGAATCTCAATGAGATCAACAAGCTGCTGGCGCACCGGCCCTGGCTCATCACCAAGGAGCACATCGAG GCTCTGCTGAAGACGGGCGAGAACAGTTGGtccctggcagagctggtgcaggcGCTGGTGCTCCTCACCCACTACCACTCACTCGCATCCTTCGTCTTCGGCTGCGGCATCAACCCCGAGGAGGACCAGGAGGGGGGGCAGGGCTGCTGGCCCCCCCCGACCCACAGCGACAGCAGCCCGGCCTTTGAGGACAGCATGGGGAGCTGTGGG GGCAAAGATGCCATGCAGGAGGTGGAGGTGCTGATGGAGAGgatgaagctgctgcaggagagccagcaggaggaggagggtgtcACGCAGGAGGAGATGGCGACACGCTTTGAGATGGAGAAGACAGAGAGTTTGCTGGTGGCTCCCTCCG ATCTTGCGGATCACTCCCTGCAGTCCAACGTCCTCTGCTTCGTGGAGGATCCCGAGTTCGGCTACAAGGACTTCACCCGGAGGGGGGAGCAGGCACCCCCCACATTCCGTGCGCAG GATTATACCTGGGAGGATCATGGGTACTCGCTGATCAACCGCCTCTACCCCGACGTTGGGCAGCTGCTGGATGAGAAGTTCCAGGTCGTCTACAACCTGACGTACAACACCATTGCCATGCACTGCGGCGTGGACACGTCCATGCTGCGCAGGGCCATCTGGAACTACGTCCACTGTGTCTTTGGCATCCG CTATGATGACTATGACTACGGGGAGGTGAATCAACTCCTGGAGCGCAACCTGAAGATCTACATCAAGACGGTGGCTTGCTACCCGGAGAAGACAACCAAGCGGGTGTACACACAGTTCTGGAGACACTTCAAGCACTCGGAGAAG GTGCACATCAACCTGCTCTTGCTGGAGGCTCGgatgcaggcagctctgctctatGCCCTGAGAGCTGTCACCCGTTACATGACCTGa